taaaagttaacagTGTTCTAATAAGGAGCAAAGTATGgtcttatatttaatataaaaactaaTAACTAATATAGTCTTAGATAGTCATGTATtagaaatgttctatattttttactataaataGAAAGACCAGCTAAGTTATCATTCAAACCAGGACAAGTCTGAGAATAAAAGGGAACCGTAACGATGACACAGGGAACAAGCTCAAAGCCAGACTTCCGTGGGCAAACTGAGGTGTGTAGCCTCCCCAGTCATGAGTACAACAACTCACTATTGCTGCTATGTATTTTTCATTAAGGAGGTGGTTACCTAAAGGAGATTTGCAGTAGCAGCAGGAAAATTATAGATTGACTTTTTGACTGTATATCTCAAGATAAATGAAGAATctaagttataaaaagaaaaagaacttaccTCTTCAAAAATATCTGCACAACCTTCTGCACCCACTTTTCCTTGGGGTTCAAGCAGACATCTCTTCCATCGAAGAGCTTTACACtaaaatgagagagagatgaATAAAATCAATACTGAATAGTTTCAGACATCCCCATCCCTTTGTCATTTACTTTATGGTCCCGTAAGTATGGGCAGAAAATCTAAGTCCAAAACAATTTTGAGCTACAAATCATAGAAAGTGCCATATTTAAATGCCAGGCAGACAAAGAACTTTTCCTTCTGTTTAGCTCACTCCTGTCTTCCTAGTACCTAGAACTTTGTTGAATACTTCCACTCAGTTCTAGGATTGCTAAAGTAAAATATCTAATCACTTTTGAAAGTACTCACATAATTTCTGAATTCGCACACTGCGGCCCACTCTCAATCACTCTCAGTTCTTTGATAAACTTGGGGTGGAACGGGGTAGAGTGTGTTTTGATACACTGGCATCGCAGTTCAGTGTTTACTCTTGATGTAACTGCAGCtgtgaaacaaatttaaaaataattaaagattgATTTCATCAGCAGGTACTGTTATGCCTGACAACATTGAATgactttctttataaaaaacttgGAGTTGTCTTGATGCAATGTTGACATCCTTATGGTACTTTTTCCTACTTGATTTTGCATAATCCTCTGTAATACCACAGGGCTATTTAAAGTTTGCAAAATAAGATTCACCAAAGGGAAATTGCCTTCGGGAACAATTAATAGAAATAAGATCAGTGAGTTATACAAAAATGTCTTAAATCTTAACAAAATCTTTAAtgcttaagagaaaaataaataaacaactacacaGTATACCATGAGCGTTTTAAACTGTATTTGTTTCATAAAAGAGATCCCAAGAAGGTCTATAATCTGTCAGAGTGCCCTTAAACCAAACAGTTTAGTTGTCTGAAGCTTGTCAATAAAATA
The sequence above is drawn from the Saccopteryx bilineata isolate mSacBil1 chromosome 5, mSacBil1_pri_phased_curated, whole genome shotgun sequence genome and encodes:
- the CXCL8 gene encoding interleukin-8; amino-acid sequence: MTSKLVVALLAAFVLSATLCEAAVTSRVNTELRCQCIKTHSTPFHPKFIKELRVIESGPQCANSEIIVKLFDGRDVCLNPKEKWVQKVVQIFLKRAEKQSEGK